The proteins below are encoded in one region of Nitrospira defluvii:
- a CDS encoding Na-translocating system protein MpsC family protein produces MLNFQKEFVQSHYSHIQVRLLKNVIEVDLTRSSPIPADVRLAQTQEGCVQLRQTHQALFATGQDRLLKELTEILGGHIYEMRTDLDPLTGKSMMVIRLVEASESLI; encoded by the coding sequence GTGCTGAACTTCCAAAAAGAGTTCGTGCAATCGCACTATTCGCACATCCAGGTTCGGCTTCTTAAGAATGTGATCGAGGTGGACCTGACCAGAAGCTCGCCGATTCCGGCGGACGTGCGGCTCGCTCAAACCCAGGAAGGGTGCGTTCAACTTAGACAGACGCACCAGGCGCTGTTCGCTACGGGACAAGACCGTTTGCTTAAAGAGCTCACTGAAATACTTGGCGGACACATTTATGAAATGCGCACCGACCTGGATCCGCTTACGGGAAAAAGCATGATGGTCATCAGGCTCGTTGAAGCGAGCGAAAGCTTAATATAA
- a CDS encoding 4Fe-4S dicluster domain-containing protein, translating into MKSGSEQALALLPTASLQRLIDLLQARGYRVVAPTVRDGAVLWDTIRQVSDLPIGWRDVQEPGHYRLENTGSGQMFGVVHGPQSLKPFSFPPRELLLQIERTTNGFSARPTLPLQEKVAIVGARACDLAGLAIQDQIFLKDAYRDPYYEARREGLFLVAVNCTRALATCFCASMDTGPQARAGFDLVLTELDEVFVVEVGSAAGEEVLGQLSLASASTTLVRQTEHQIEACARSQTRQLDRSHLPQALYDAHEHPRWDDVASRCLACGNCTMVCPTCFCHTVEETPDLTHQRAEHTRLWDSCFTQDHGYIHGKNIRPTIKDRYRMWLTHKLASWIDQFGTSGCVGCGRCITWCPVGIDLTEELPALLGRSTHTKGKPSQA; encoded by the coding sequence ATGAAGTCCGGGAGTGAGCAGGCCCTAGCGCTTTTGCCGACAGCCTCGTTGCAGCGCCTGATCGATCTGTTGCAGGCCAGGGGCTATCGCGTCGTCGCTCCGACGGTCCGCGACGGGGCGGTCCTGTGGGACACGATCCGGCAGGTTTCGGATCTGCCGATCGGCTGGCGTGATGTGCAGGAACCGGGACACTATCGGCTGGAGAACACCGGCTCAGGCCAAATGTTCGGGGTCGTGCATGGGCCGCAATCCCTCAAGCCCTTCAGCTTTCCCCCGCGCGAGCTGCTCCTCCAAATCGAACGGACCACGAACGGATTCTCCGCTCGCCCGACGCTTCCTCTGCAAGAGAAAGTTGCCATCGTAGGGGCTCGCGCCTGTGACCTCGCCGGGCTGGCCATCCAGGATCAGATTTTTCTGAAAGATGCCTACCGAGACCCCTACTATGAGGCCCGTCGTGAAGGTCTCTTTCTGGTCGCGGTGAACTGCACTCGCGCGCTGGCCACCTGTTTCTGCGCCTCGATGGACACTGGTCCCCAAGCACGAGCGGGCTTCGATCTGGTACTGACTGAATTGGATGAGGTGTTTGTGGTGGAGGTAGGCAGTGCGGCGGGCGAGGAGGTGCTGGGTCAGCTGTCGCTCGCGTCGGCTTCGACGACGCTGGTTCGTCAGACCGAACATCAGATCGAGGCGTGCGCCCGCAGCCAGACGCGGCAGTTGGACCGATCGCATCTCCCACAGGCCCTGTATGACGCCCATGAGCATCCCCGCTGGGACGACGTGGCGAGCCGCTGTCTGGCCTGCGGGAATTGCACGATGGTCTGCCCGACCTGCTTCTGTCATACCGTTGAGGAGACGCCGGATCTCACGCACCAACGAGCCGAGCACACCAGGTTGTGGGATTCCTGTTTCACGCAGGACCACGGCTATATCCATGGAAAAAATATTCGCCCGACGATCAAGGACCGCTATCGCATGTGGCTCACGCACAAACTCGCGTCGTGGATTGATCAGTTCGGGACCTCCGGCTGTGTCGGCTGTGGCCGGTGCATCACCTGGTGCCCAGTCGGGATCGACCTGACCGAAGAGCTGCCGGCTTTGCTGGGGCGTTCGACCCATACCAAGGGGAAGCCGAGCCAAGCATGA
- a CDS encoding Re/Si-specific NAD(P)(+) transhydrogenase subunit alpha yields MTHTKQTVVGVPKETYPGETLVALTPAHVPLLTKIGLHVLVESGAGEAAGFEDEEYRIKGARVASDRSELFASAEILLQVRTLGANPDTGRHDLPLLRADHVLIGLADPLGRPEAATELAHLGVTVFAMELMPRIARAQSMDMLSSLATIVGYKAVLLAAASLSKLFPMLMTAAGTIPPARVLVIGAGVAGLQAIATARRLGAAVAAYDVRPAVKDQIQSLGAKVIDAPVEAGEVEELSGYAKTLGEHIYRKQRERLTPVVAASDVVIATAAVPGRPAPRLITADMVARMARGSVIMDVAAERGGNCELTRPNEVIVHHGVTVLGPTNLPNTVPMHASQMCGRNLANVLLYLCKDGFLHVDVADEITRETLVTRGGAVVHPRIGALPRATHYDVAEEGNA; encoded by the coding sequence ATGACGCATACGAAGCAGACCGTCGTCGGAGTGCCGAAGGAGACGTATCCGGGGGAAACGCTGGTGGCGCTGACTCCCGCTCACGTGCCGCTGCTCACCAAGATCGGCTTGCACGTGCTGGTTGAATCCGGAGCGGGAGAGGCAGCGGGATTCGAGGATGAGGAGTATCGGATAAAAGGCGCGCGAGTGGCGAGTGATCGCTCTGAGCTGTTCGCCTCGGCAGAGATCCTGCTCCAGGTCAGAACGCTGGGCGCCAATCCCGACACAGGCCGTCACGATCTGCCCCTCCTGCGCGCGGACCACGTGCTGATCGGGCTGGCCGATCCATTAGGGCGGCCTGAGGCGGCGACGGAGTTAGCCCACCTGGGCGTAACCGTATTTGCCATGGAACTGATGCCCCGGATCGCCCGCGCGCAAAGCATGGACATGCTCTCCTCGCTCGCCACCATCGTGGGTTATAAAGCCGTGCTGTTGGCGGCGGCCAGCCTGTCGAAGTTGTTTCCAATGCTGATGACCGCGGCGGGAACCATTCCACCGGCGCGGGTTCTCGTCATCGGCGCCGGCGTGGCCGGGTTGCAGGCGATCGCCACGGCGCGCCGTTTGGGGGCGGCCGTGGCGGCCTACGATGTGCGTCCGGCGGTGAAGGACCAGATCCAGAGTTTGGGGGCGAAGGTCATCGACGCGCCGGTTGAGGCGGGCGAGGTCGAGGAGTTAAGCGGCTATGCCAAGACATTGGGCGAGCACATCTATCGGAAGCAGCGTGAACGATTGACGCCTGTCGTGGCCGCGAGCGATGTCGTGATCGCCACGGCGGCGGTGCCGGGCAGACCGGCGCCGAGGCTCATCACGGCCGACATGGTGGCACGCATGGCGCGTGGGTCGGTCATCATGGATGTGGCCGCCGAGCGCGGCGGCAACTGCGAACTCACTCGTCCGAACGAAGTCATCGTGCATCATGGTGTCACCGTGCTGGGACCGACCAATCTGCCGAACACGGTGCCGATGCATGCGAGCCAGATGTGTGGAAGGAACCTTGCCAATGTCCTTCTCTACCTGTGTAAAGACGGCTTCTTGCACGTCGATGTGGCGGATGAAATCACGCGTGAGACGCTGGTGACGCGAGGTGGAGCAGTGGTCCATCCGAGGATCGGCGCATTGCCCCGTGCCACACATTATGACGTCGCCGAAGAAGGAAATGCGTGA
- a CDS encoding NAD(P) transhydrogenase subunit alpha: METAVIGLTIFVLALFAGFEIITKVPPTLHTPLMSGANAISGITLVGALLAAGSEQDILISAPGFVAVVFATINVVGGFLVTHRMLAMFRPRPKRVP; this comes from the coding sequence ATGGAGACCGCCGTGATCGGGTTGACGATTTTCGTGCTGGCCCTCTTTGCGGGATTCGAAATCATCACGAAAGTGCCGCCCACGCTCCATACGCCGCTCATGTCAGGAGCGAACGCGATTTCAGGGATTACGCTCGTCGGGGCATTGCTGGCTGCCGGGTCCGAACAAGACATCCTTATTAGCGCGCCGGGATTTGTCGCCGTGGTGTTTGCCACGATCAATGTGGTGGGCGGGTTTCTCGTGACGCATCGGATGCTGGCGATGTTCAGACCTCGCCCGAAGAGGGTACCATGA
- a CDS encoding NAD(P)(+) transhydrogenase (Re/Si-specific) subunit beta, whose translation MNAAFINLGYLGVSVLFVVGLKGLAHPRTAARGNVLGSLGMFLAVVLTLLDRRIVGFQTIAVALLIGSVIGATLALKIQMTAMPQMVAVLNGLGGGASVFVAGAGLLENQDAAIATLSHFTAAAVASGVIGAVTFWGSLVAFAKLQALITESAVRFPGQYAINAGLAIAAGGLGLWLLLTPAHHTAYWLVVAVSSLLGLLLVLPVGGADMPVIIALLNSCSGLAAAATGFVLNNNVLIIAGSLVGASGFILTQIMCRAMNRSLADVMVGGAPPAKKGRQDEEIYTGRVKAGSPEQVAWLFDAARRVVIVPGYGMAVSQAQHSVAHLAELLRGRGIEVEFAIHPVAGRMPGHMNVLLAEANVPYELLKDLDESNPTFEQTDVALVIGANDVVNPLARTDPTSPLAGMPILDVDKARTVVVIKRSLSPGFAGVPNPLFAADKTIMLFGDGRAMVQAVLKVLRDG comes from the coding sequence ATGAACGCCGCATTCATCAATCTCGGCTACCTGGGCGTCTCGGTCCTCTTTGTGGTGGGGCTCAAGGGGCTCGCGCATCCGCGCACGGCGGCCCGTGGGAATGTGCTGGGCTCGCTGGGAATGTTCCTGGCCGTCGTACTAACGCTGCTCGACCGGCGCATTGTGGGCTTTCAGACGATCGCAGTTGCGCTGTTGATTGGATCGGTCATCGGCGCGACGCTGGCGCTGAAGATCCAGATGACCGCCATGCCGCAAATGGTCGCCGTGCTGAACGGGTTGGGCGGCGGCGCGTCTGTCTTTGTGGCCGGAGCCGGGCTGTTGGAGAACCAGGATGCGGCCATCGCGACGCTCAGCCATTTCACCGCGGCCGCAGTCGCCTCCGGTGTGATCGGCGCGGTGACGTTCTGGGGCAGTCTCGTGGCCTTTGCCAAGTTGCAAGCACTCATCACCGAGAGCGCCGTTCGGTTTCCCGGCCAATACGCGATCAACGCCGGACTGGCCATCGCCGCTGGGGGACTTGGACTCTGGCTGTTGCTGACACCTGCACATCATACCGCCTACTGGCTCGTCGTGGCCGTCTCGTCGTTGCTCGGGTTGTTGCTCGTGCTGCCGGTCGGGGGAGCCGACATGCCGGTGATCATCGCCTTGCTCAATTCCTGCTCCGGGCTGGCCGCTGCTGCGACAGGCTTTGTGCTCAACAACAACGTGTTGATTATTGCCGGGTCGCTGGTAGGCGCGTCGGGATTCATTCTCACCCAGATCATGTGTCGGGCGATGAACCGATCGCTGGCGGATGTGATGGTGGGAGGCGCCCCGCCTGCGAAAAAGGGCCGGCAGGATGAGGAGATCTATACGGGGCGGGTGAAAGCCGGTTCGCCGGAACAAGTCGCCTGGCTCTTCGATGCCGCGCGTCGGGTGGTGATCGTGCCTGGTTATGGGATGGCCGTCTCCCAGGCCCAGCATAGCGTGGCGCACCTCGCCGAACTGTTGCGTGGCCGTGGCATCGAGGTCGAATTCGCCATCCATCCGGTGGCCGGACGCATGCCTGGGCATATGAACGTGCTGCTCGCGGAGGCGAATGTCCCCTACGAGTTGCTGAAAGATCTCGACGAAAGCAATCCCACGTTCGAGCAGACGGATGTGGCGCTCGTCATCGGGGCAAACGACGTGGTCAATCCGCTGGCACGAACCGACCCCACGAGCCCCCTCGCGGGCATGCCGATCCTCGATGTGGATAAGGCGCGGACGGTCGTGGTGATCAAGCGCAGCCTGAGTCCTGGTTTTGCGGGCGTTCCTAATCCGTTGTTCGCCGCCGACAAGACGATCATGCTGTTCGGCGACGGCCGAGCGATGGTGCAAGCGGTGCTGAAAGTATTGAGGGACGGCTGA
- a CDS encoding FAD/NAD(P)-binding protein, which translates to MMSFVPTVDSPWANPYLIYAATIVGKIREAEGIDTYRLRFVDEQVRRRFRFAPGQFNMVYLFGVGEVAISIVSDPDEPQCLDHTIRVVGRVTKSIARLQQGDELGIRGPFGQGWPLDAAQGNDVVIVTGGLGCAPVVGAIEYIFRRRTQYGSVKILHGVKTPHDLLYRERFDAWRRHPDTEVLLTSDQPDKTWRYHIGVVTELFEQVRVDPARTIVLMCGPEIMMRLGVPILMQRGIPATAIYVSLERHMECGIGLCGHCQMGPYFLCKDGPVMRYDRVAPWLGQVGV; encoded by the coding sequence ATGATGTCATTTGTACCGACTGTCGACAGTCCCTGGGCCAACCCCTATCTCATCTATGCGGCCACCATTGTGGGCAAGATCCGGGAAGCGGAGGGGATCGACACGTATCGATTGCGCTTCGTCGATGAGCAGGTGCGGCGGCGCTTTCGGTTCGCCCCCGGTCAGTTCAATATGGTCTATCTGTTCGGGGTTGGCGAGGTGGCGATCTCGATCGTCTCGGACCCGGATGAACCACAGTGCCTGGACCATACGATCCGCGTCGTGGGACGAGTGACGAAATCGATTGCGCGATTGCAACAGGGCGACGAGCTGGGCATCCGCGGGCCGTTCGGGCAAGGATGGCCGCTCGATGCCGCGCAGGGCAACGACGTGGTGATCGTGACCGGCGGGCTGGGCTGCGCGCCGGTGGTCGGCGCCATTGAATATATCTTCCGTCGGCGCACCCAGTATGGAAGCGTGAAGATTCTGCACGGGGTCAAGACGCCGCACGACCTGCTCTATCGCGAGCGGTTTGATGCGTGGCGGCGGCATCCTGATACCGAGGTATTGTTGACGAGCGACCAGCCCGACAAGACGTGGCGTTATCATATCGGCGTCGTGACCGAATTGTTCGAACAAGTCCGGGTGGATCCCGCTCGAACGATCGTCTTGATGTGCGGACCGGAGATCATGATGCGTTTGGGCGTGCCGATCTTGATGCAACGCGGGATCCCGGCGACCGCGATCTATGTCTCACTGGAGCGGCATATGGAATGCGGAATTGGCCTGTGCGGCCATTGTCAGATGGGACCATACTTTCTGTGCAAGGACGGCCCGGTGATGCGCTACGATCGGGTCGCGCCGTGGTTGGGGCAGGTGGGAGTGTGA
- a CDS encoding Ni/Fe hydrogenase subunit alpha — translation MSESKETKTRTIAVDLIARVEGEGALRVTVKDGIVLDIELRIFEPPRFFEAFLVGRHYDEVPDIVARICGICPVAYQMSAVHALEQIFAVSVEGALRDLRRMIYCGEWIESHTLHIYMLHAPDFLGYASAIAMAKDHPEIVTRGLRLKKAGNALMTLLGGRSVHPVSVKVGGFSRVPLRRELEGLKEELLWARDAAVETVRWVAGLDYPDFAQDYIFVALRPPDEYPFNEGPILSSGGVEISAVEFEHNFREEQAPYSTALQCRLNGASYLVGPLARLNLNHDHLSPLGKQVLADSRLSLPLRNPFHAIVARSVEILYAIEETLRIIDRYEPPPSPSVPVTVRAGTGMACTEAPRGILYHRYRVDGDGLIREAKIVPPTSQNQRRIEEDLRAYLPRVLDLSNEQAAMGCEKVIRCYDPCISCATHFLKLDIQRDE, via the coding sequence ATGAGTGAGTCAAAAGAAACCAAAACCAGAACCATCGCGGTCGACTTGATTGCACGCGTCGAAGGCGAAGGTGCGCTTCGTGTCACCGTGAAGGACGGTATCGTGCTGGATATCGAGCTGAGGATCTTCGAGCCGCCGCGGTTCTTCGAAGCCTTTTTGGTAGGCCGGCATTACGACGAGGTCCCGGACATCGTTGCGCGGATCTGCGGCATCTGTCCTGTGGCCTACCAGATGAGCGCTGTCCATGCGCTGGAGCAGATCTTCGCGGTGAGCGTGGAGGGGGCGCTGCGGGATTTGCGGCGGATGATCTACTGCGGCGAATGGATCGAGAGTCATACGCTCCACATCTACATGCTCCACGCGCCGGATTTCCTCGGCTATGCCAGCGCGATCGCGATGGCCAAAGACCATCCGGAGATCGTGACCCGTGGCCTGCGGCTGAAGAAAGCCGGCAATGCGCTGATGACCCTGCTGGGTGGGCGCTCCGTGCACCCGGTCTCGGTGAAGGTCGGTGGGTTTTCGCGCGTGCCGCTACGCCGTGAACTGGAGGGTCTGAAAGAAGAACTCTTGTGGGCACGTGACGCGGCGGTGGAGACCGTCCGCTGGGTTGCGGGATTAGACTATCCTGATTTTGCACAGGACTATATCTTTGTCGCGCTCCGTCCTCCCGATGAGTATCCCTTCAACGAGGGACCGATCCTGTCCAGTGGCGGAGTAGAGATTTCCGCAGTGGAGTTCGAGCACAATTTCAGGGAAGAGCAGGCGCCCTATTCTACGGCGCTCCAATGCAGACTCAACGGAGCCAGCTATTTGGTGGGGCCGTTGGCGCGCCTGAACCTCAATCACGACCATCTGTCGCCCCTGGGGAAGCAAGTATTGGCGGACTCGAGACTGTCTCTGCCTCTGCGGAATCCCTTTCACGCGATTGTCGCCCGCTCCGTCGAAATCCTGTATGCGATCGAGGAGACGCTGCGGATCATCGACAGGTACGAACCGCCACCCAGCCCTTCGGTTCCGGTGACCGTGCGCGCCGGCACCGGCATGGCTTGCACCGAAGCGCCGAGAGGAATCCTCTATCATCGGTATCGGGTGGATGGTGACGGCCTGATCCGCGAAGCCAAGATCGTTCCGCCCACCTCGCAGAACCAGCGCCGGATCGAAGAGGATCTGCGGGCCTATCTGCCGAGGGTGTTGGATCTCTCGAATGAGCAAGCGGCTATGGGATGCGAAAAAGTCATCCGCTGCTATGACCCTTGCATCTCCTGCGCGACGCATTTTTTGAAGTTGGATATACAGCGTGACGAGTGA
- a CDS encoding hydrogenase maturation protease translates to MTSVGIRHPVRIIGVGNLFRGDDAAGLLAARRLKALVGDRADVIEAELAGLDVLDLMAEASAVILIDAARSSQPAGTIHRLDASAGPISADLFPHSTHVLHAVDAIELGRTLGLLPPRVIVYGVEVGDTTAGNDLSPAVAEVLDQVVERVLHELEGLSCTSGS, encoded by the coding sequence ATGACAAGTGTTGGAATACGACACCCCGTGCGCATCATCGGAGTCGGCAATCTGTTCAGGGGGGATGATGCGGCGGGGCTGCTAGCCGCGCGGCGATTGAAAGCCCTGGTGGGGGACCGCGCCGACGTGATTGAAGCGGAGCTGGCCGGTCTCGATGTGCTGGACTTGATGGCAGAGGCTTCAGCCGTCATCCTGATCGATGCGGCAAGGAGCAGCCAGCCTGCGGGAACGATCCATCGTCTCGATGCGTCTGCCGGGCCGATCTCAGCGGACCTGTTTCCTCATTCGACGCATGTCCTCCATGCGGTGGACGCGATTGAGCTGGGCCGTACATTGGGGCTCCTTCCGCCCCGCGTGATCGTCTACGGGGTGGAGGTTGGTGACACTACGGCCGGCAACGATCTGTCTCCAGCGGTTGCTGAAGTATTGGATCAGGTTGTCGAGCGAGTCTTGCATGAGTTGGAGGGGCTCTCGTGCACGAGTGGCAGCTGA
- a CDS encoding hydrogenase maturation nickel metallochaperone HypA — protein MAQVVKMVEEALRQAPSARPSVVRLMVSTQSHFFEHDAAALQSVFAAAAEGTVAERAMLEILPVPVTGHCRLCGTACEMKALLQCCPGCGSANLDAEPVPEVVLHEVVVEE, from the coding sequence ATGGCCCAAGTAGTCAAGATGGTGGAGGAGGCGCTCCGCCAAGCTCCCTCTGCGAGACCGTCGGTCGTGAGGCTCATGGTCAGCACGCAGTCTCATTTCTTCGAGCACGATGCGGCGGCGTTGCAGTCGGTCTTTGCTGCGGCCGCAGAGGGGACGGTTGCCGAGCGGGCCATGCTGGAGATTCTGCCGGTTCCCGTCACCGGCCACTGCCGGCTGTGCGGGACTGCCTGCGAGATGAAAGCGCTGCTGCAATGTTGCCCAGGTTGCGGGTCGGCAAACTTGGATGCGGAGCCAGTCCCCGAAGTGGTGCTTCACGAGGTGGTGGTGGAAGAATGA
- the hypF gene encoding carbamoyltransferase HypF, producing MKQETVVRLRVTVEGTVQGVGFRPFTFRVAQQLGVAGWITNSSRGALLELEGPVGAVETFLVRLQTEAPATAKVDRLTVEPASPMGETVFGIRDSEGAGARRLVVPPDLAICADCLRELSDPMDRRYRYPFLTCTQCGPRVSLITDIPYDRANTTMSRFELCMSCRVEYEDPTNRRFHAEPIACPACGPRLALWDVQGHEVAREQEALQQACEIIRQGGIVAVKGIGGFQLWVDARSDTAVQRLRLRKTRPDKPFAVLFPSVSAVRESCRVAPEEEVLLLSPGAPIVLLRQRNHSGLVQSVSSNTPFVGAMVPSSPLHHLLMTELQGPAVATSGNRSDEPIVIDEQEALVRLAGIADAFLVHDRAIARPVDDSIVRVVEGETLILRRARGYVPRSIRVQAPLTNGSAMVPILAVGGHLKNTIALAYGDRVMLSQHLGDLSTLEAFEAFRRAVDDLQRLLAVQPQVVACDLHPDYRSTIFAQEFAERHAVPPVRVQHHHAHVASCMAEHNLDGEVLGVAWDGGGSGSDGTIWGGEFLIAGYPGFRRLAHLRPFRLPGGEAAMRKPWRCAFSVLWETYGEKGAVEACAARQSVKKEGDALAALLHRGIASPWTTSMGRLFDAVSSIAGLCDEASFEGQAAMALEFAAERYEKNVPGDETGYPFAVMRNDGNQAMWVADWRPLIESLIKERREGSSSERIAYRFHLALVDLIGQIAEHATLPRVVLTGGCFQNVLLLRLARRRLARAGFTVYSHRQVPPNDGGLSLGQAIVAAHRSGEK from the coding sequence ATGAAACAAGAGACCGTGGTTCGCCTGCGTGTCACCGTGGAGGGAACGGTTCAGGGGGTTGGATTCAGGCCGTTCACTTTCCGTGTCGCGCAACAACTTGGCGTGGCCGGGTGGATCACAAACAGCTCTCGTGGTGCGCTGCTGGAACTGGAGGGGCCGGTAGGTGCCGTAGAGACATTTCTCGTGCGCCTGCAGACGGAAGCGCCAGCGACAGCGAAGGTCGATCGGCTGACCGTAGAACCGGCGAGCCCGATGGGAGAGACTGTCTTCGGGATTCGAGACAGTGAAGGCGCGGGCGCGCGGCGCCTAGTGGTGCCGCCCGATCTCGCGATCTGTGCCGATTGCCTGCGTGAGCTGAGCGATCCAATGGATCGGCGCTATCGCTATCCTTTTCTCACCTGTACCCAATGTGGCCCACGCGTCAGCCTCATCACGGACATTCCCTATGATCGCGCCAACACCACGATGAGCCGGTTCGAGCTATGCATGAGCTGTCGAGTCGAATACGAAGATCCGACGAACCGTCGCTTCCATGCCGAACCGATCGCCTGTCCGGCTTGTGGCCCTCGGTTGGCCTTGTGGGATGTCCAGGGACACGAGGTGGCTCGTGAACAGGAAGCTTTGCAGCAGGCCTGCGAGATCATTCGACAGGGTGGGATTGTTGCGGTCAAAGGAATCGGCGGATTTCAGCTGTGGGTGGATGCCCGCTCGGATACAGCCGTGCAACGGTTGCGCCTCCGCAAGACAAGACCGGACAAACCCTTCGCGGTCTTATTTCCATCTGTTTCCGCGGTACGAGAATCATGCCGTGTTGCTCCGGAAGAAGAAGTCTTGCTGCTCTCTCCGGGAGCGCCGATTGTGCTGCTGCGGCAGCGCAATCATTCTGGGCTGGTCCAATCGGTGTCCTCCAACACCCCCTTCGTCGGTGCCATGGTGCCGTCCAGCCCGCTCCACCATCTGCTGATGACGGAGTTGCAAGGTCCGGCAGTCGCCACCAGCGGCAACCGCTCTGACGAACCCATCGTGATCGACGAGCAAGAGGCGCTGGTTCGACTTGCCGGGATCGCGGATGCGTTCCTCGTTCACGATCGAGCGATCGCGCGGCCGGTCGATGATTCAATCGTGCGGGTGGTGGAGGGCGAAACGCTGATACTCCGGCGAGCAAGGGGCTATGTGCCTCGCTCGATCAGAGTGCAGGCGCCCCTTACGAACGGGAGCGCGATGGTTCCGATTCTCGCGGTCGGGGGCCATCTCAAGAACACGATCGCGTTGGCGTATGGCGATCGGGTCATGCTGAGCCAGCACCTTGGCGATCTGTCTACGCTGGAGGCTTTCGAGGCGTTTCGCCGCGCCGTCGATGATCTGCAACGGCTGCTTGCTGTCCAGCCCCAAGTGGTAGCCTGCGATCTTCACCCAGACTATCGGTCGACAATTTTCGCGCAGGAATTCGCCGAGCGCCACGCGGTCCCGCCCGTTCGGGTGCAACATCATCATGCGCATGTGGCCTCCTGTATGGCCGAGCACAACTTAGACGGCGAGGTGCTGGGCGTGGCCTGGGACGGGGGGGGCTCTGGTTCCGACGGCACGATCTGGGGAGGCGAATTTCTCATCGCGGGGTATCCAGGATTCAGGCGTCTCGCCCATCTTCGACCGTTTCGCCTGCCTGGCGGAGAGGCGGCTATGCGTAAACCCTGGCGCTGCGCCTTCTCAGTCCTCTGGGAGACCTATGGAGAGAAGGGAGCCGTTGAAGCGTGTGCTGCCCGGCAATCTGTGAAAAAGGAAGGCGACGCTCTTGCGGCCCTGCTGCACAGAGGGATTGCCTCACCCTGGACCACTAGCATGGGACGACTCTTCGATGCGGTGTCGTCGATAGCTGGCTTGTGTGATGAAGCCAGTTTTGAAGGGCAGGCGGCCATGGCTCTGGAGTTCGCGGCGGAACGGTATGAAAAGAATGTTCCCGGTGACGAAACAGGCTATCCGTTCGCCGTCATGCGAAACGACGGCAACCAAGCCATGTGGGTGGCAGATTGGCGACCGCTGATCGAGTCGCTTATCAAGGAGCGGCGTGAAGGAAGTAGTTCCGAGCGGATCGCGTATCGGTTCCATCTTGCGTTGGTGGATCTGATCGGTCAGATTGCGGAACACGCTACGTTGCCGCGTGTGGTGCTGACCGGCGGATGCTTTCAGAATGTCCTGTTGCTTCGGCTCGCGCGTCGCCGGTTGGCGCGAGCGGGGTTTACCGTCTACAGCCATCGCCAGGTGCCGCCCAACGATGGGGGGCTCTCGCTGGGCCAGGCGATCGTGGCGGCACACAGGTCCGGTGAGAAGTGA